A genomic stretch from Oreochromis aureus strain Israel breed Guangdong linkage group 17, ZZ_aureus, whole genome shotgun sequence includes:
- the LOC116323181 gene encoding cornifelin homolog A-like, whose translation MAEKPLTDWNSGLFDCFKDTNTCCYGFWCCPCLACTVSGRFGENNCLPLCDICGPGILASFGIPLCVPPAVLSLRAAMRNRYGIKGSLCKDIAISCFCEWCSWCQMHREFKHRKKTPAVVNVQNNPVVNMQPNPTVQPGVMMMMPAQPVTTGFMTQPTVVIQTK comes from the exons ATGGCAGAAAAACCCTTGACAGACTGGAACAGTGGTCTTTTTGACTGCTTTAAGGATACAAATACTT gcTGCTATGGATTCTGGTGCTGCCCCTGTCTCGCCTGCACTGTTTCAGGAAGATTTGGAGAGAACAACTGTCTCCCTTTATGTGATATATGTGGCCCTGGTATATTAGCATCCTTTGGGATACCTCTCTGTGTTCCTcctgcagttttgtctttaagagCTGCCATGCGAAACAGATATGGCATCAAG GGCTCTCTCTGTAAGGACATTGCAATTTCCTGCTTCTGCGAGTGGTGCTCCTGGTGTCAGATGCATCGCGAGTTCAAACATCGCAAGAAAACCCCGGCTGTTGTCAACGTACAGAATAACCCTGTCGTCAACATGCAGCCTAATCCAACTGTCCAGCCAGGAGTAATGATGATGATGCCTGCACAACCAGTTACAACTGGTTTCATGACTCAACCAACAGTGGTCATTCAAACAAAGTGA